Proteins encoded in a region of the Streptomyces sp. NBC_00310 genome:
- the ftsY gene encoding signal recognition particle-docking protein FtsY, with the protein MELILAVVIAVVVLGVLGGLVVGGRKKKSLPPAPPTTPDITAPPAEPHIGDEAETPRDEPRRTIEEVDLPDGTATAPVAVEEPPAAPEIEIPEPTAGRLVRLRARLSRSQNALGKGLLTLLSREHLDEDTWEEIEDTLLTADVGVQPTQELVERLRERVKVLGTRTPVELRALLREELLTILVPEFDRVVNTDSPLDTPGIVMVVGVNGTGKTTTTGKLARVLVADGKNVVLGAADTFRAAAADQLQTWGERVGARTVRGPEGGDPASIAFDAVKEGIEEGADVVLIDTAGRLHTKTGLMDELGKVKRVVEKHAPLDEILLVLDATTGQNGLVQARVFAEVVDITGIVLTKLDGTAKGGIVIAVQRELGVPVKLVGLGEGADDLAPFEPEAFVDALIGD; encoded by the coding sequence ATGGAACTCATCCTTGCTGTAGTCATCGCCGTGGTCGTGCTCGGCGTGCTGGGCGGGCTCGTCGTAGGCGGCCGCAAGAAGAAGTCGCTGCCCCCGGCGCCCCCCACGACCCCCGACATCACCGCACCTCCGGCCGAGCCGCATATCGGCGACGAGGCCGAGACGCCGCGCGACGAACCGCGCCGAACGATCGAGGAGGTGGATCTCCCGGACGGCACGGCGACGGCGCCCGTCGCCGTCGAGGAGCCGCCGGCCGCTCCCGAGATCGAGATCCCCGAGCCGACCGCCGGCCGTCTGGTACGGCTGCGCGCCCGGCTCTCCCGCTCGCAGAACGCGCTCGGCAAGGGGCTGCTCACGCTGCTCTCGCGTGAGCACCTCGACGAGGACACCTGGGAGGAGATCGAGGACACCCTCCTCACCGCCGACGTCGGCGTGCAGCCCACCCAGGAGCTGGTCGAACGGCTGCGCGAGCGGGTGAAGGTGCTCGGCACCCGCACCCCCGTGGAGCTGCGCGCGCTGCTGCGCGAGGAGCTGCTGACGATTCTCGTCCCCGAGTTCGACCGCGTGGTCAACACCGACTCGCCGCTCGACACCCCGGGCATCGTGATGGTCGTCGGCGTCAACGGCACCGGCAAGACCACCACCACCGGCAAGCTCGCCCGGGTCCTCGTCGCCGACGGCAAGAACGTCGTCCTCGGCGCCGCGGACACCTTCCGTGCCGCCGCCGCCGACCAGCTGCAGACGTGGGGCGAACGGGTCGGCGCCCGTACCGTGCGCGGTCCCGAGGGCGGCGACCCGGCGTCCATCGCCTTCGACGCCGTGAAGGAGGGCATCGAGGAGGGCGCCGACGTGGTCCTCATCGACACCGCCGGCCGGCTGCACACCAAGACCGGCCTCATGGACGAGCTCGGCAAGGTCAAGCGCGTCGTCGAGAAGCACGCGCCGCTGGACGAGATCCTGCTCGTCCTCGACGCCACCACCGGTCAGAACGGCCTGGTCCAGGCCCGTGTCTTCGCCGAGGTCGTCGACATCACCGGCATCGTCCTCACCAAGCTGGACGGCACCGCCAAGGGCGGCATCGTCATCGCCGTCCAGCGCGAGCTGGGCGTACCCGTCAAGCTCGTCGGCCTGGGAGAGGGCGCGGACGACCTGGCACCGTTCGAGCCGGAGGCGTTCGTGGATGCGCTTATCGGCGACTGA
- a CDS encoding bifunctional DNA primase/polymerase — MGFTIGGIREMRSGTRRRGRSSECTAVAEFTGLWGWDVTPGARAASGACSCGRTTCSAPGAHPLDFAAPVPAGATLDEVTEAWAEFPGASLMLPVGRSFDVIEVAESAGRHALVRLERMGLPVGPVIATPEGRAHFFVAPGAAAELPTLLYRMGWDDPSALDLRGLGPGTHVTAPPSDRGGLGPVRWLRSPALDSATRPPAARLLLGTLAYVAHRSRA; from the coding sequence ATGGGCTTCACGATCGGCGGCATCCGGGAGATGCGATCCGGCACGCGTCGACGCGGGCGTTCCTCGGAGTGCACGGCCGTGGCCGAGTTCACCGGCCTCTGGGGATGGGACGTCACCCCCGGCGCGCGGGCGGCTTCGGGCGCGTGCTCGTGCGGCCGGACCACCTGCTCCGCGCCCGGCGCGCATCCACTCGACTTCGCGGCTCCCGTTCCCGCCGGAGCGACGCTCGACGAGGTGACCGAGGCCTGGGCCGAGTTCCCCGGCGCCTCCCTGATGCTCCCGGTGGGCCGGTCCTTCGACGTGATCGAGGTCGCCGAGTCGGCGGGCCGGCACGCGCTCGTCCGCCTCGAACGCATGGGTCTCCCCGTCGGCCCCGTGATCGCCACCCCCGAGGGTCGCGCCCACTTCTTCGTCGCCCCCGGCGCCGCCGCCGAGCTGCCCACCCTGCTCTACCGCATGGGCTGGGACGACCCGTCCGCCCTCGACCTGCGCGGCCTCGGCCCCGGCACCCACGTCACCGCGCCGCCCTCCGACCGCGGTGGCCTCGGCCCGGTCCGCTGGCTCCGCTCCCCCGCCCTCGACTCGGCGACGAGGCCACCGGCCGCGCGGCTGCTGCTGGGGACCTTGGCGTACGTGGCCCACCGGTCGCGGGCCTGA